A single region of the Podospora pseudopauciseta strain CBS 411.78 chromosome 1, whole genome shotgun sequence genome encodes:
- a CDS encoding hypothetical protein (EggNog:ENOG503NZ3C), whose amino-acid sequence MASYNDPYDIPTRERTTRRYYREERREDPRAYDTRDSYLNVQSSRDLVPRAREDSDFSVEEIRRDFPPPGYSTRDLRRARSAEPGQYDDYDDRRSHYSRYDDRSAYGHEHDRRSLRRTDSYYEEQHKKKVRMLSKQEQIIAAISGAAIAIGGKELYDRREANQAGTPEVQRNILASVALGAAGALAGYQGTEFYNKKKEKEEKKILAHRGYYSDDDGESAKEKKGHKNFLESALAAAGLGGAVKALTGKDKDKDDKSDTRSRRDTSRSRSRSRSRSRSTSRSRGEKGKGEGANKIQKAAMASLIAGATEAFRISKQPGSWKGEKAKRVFTAAAGAATLDAAQDTEKAGSKLGLAEAVMGGLLGNRVINGSKKNIEMDEKTGRSRSRSRRRSRSGDSQSGGGVSGLAALATAGLGAFAGKKIMDSHERSKSRGRSADSYDSRDGDRRRSRSRSVVDSARRKMAKIGLGNGPDDDDRDRRRDRSRDRDYSRSRSRDRGYRDDHDDRSSRRHRDDDRDYDKRRRDSDYDDARSHRSGGGRDHSRRRGHSLSDDDLGDSDDDKRRGSKMRGKQILTTGLAAVATIHAAHSVYSSMEKRNLRHKAVKDGRLSEEQAKKMKKKALLQDAAAVGIAALGVKGALHEIKEARELKHELHEWKEERAERRKRRLERQLEMVHGDFNSGSGGSDRGGGDRQVGRHRADNWSSPNPPQTERYYGEGPRYSDGNPYAALPPPPYDRR is encoded by the coding sequence ATGGCCAGCTACAACGACCCCTACGACATCCCCACGAGGGAGCGCACAACCCGGCGCTACTACCGGGAAGAGCGCCGTGAGGACCCTCGGGCTTATGACACCCGCGACAGCTATCTTAATGTCCAGTCTTCGCGCGACCTGGTACCGCGGGCCCGCGAGGACAGTGATTTCTCCGTAGAAGAGATCCGTCGTGacttccctcctcccggcTACTCAACCCGTGATTTGCGCCGCGCCCGCTCTGCCGAACCTGGACAGTACGACGACTATGACGACCGCCGGTCTCACTACAGCCGCTATGATGACCGCAGCGCTTACGGTCATGAGCATGACCGCCGGTCTCTGAGGAGGACAGACAGCTACTACGAGGAACaacacaagaagaaggtccGCATGCTGTCGAAGCAGGAGCAAATCATTGCTGCTATCAGCGGAGCTGCCATCGCTATCGGTGGTAAGGAGCTGTATGACCGCCGCGAGGCCAACCAGGCCGGCACTCCCGAAGTTCAGCGCAACATTCTGGCTTCTGTCGCCCTCGGGGCTGCAGGCGCTCTTGCGGGATACCAGGGGACTGAGTTctacaacaagaagaaggagaaggaagagaaaaagatCTTGGCTCACCGAGGTTATTATTCGGACGATGACGGAGAAAGCgcaaaagagaagaagggccaCAAGAACTTCCTCGAGAGCGCTCTCGCTGCTGCGGGCTTGGGTGGTGCCGTCAAGGCTCTGACCggcaaggacaaggacaaggacgaCAAGTCTGACACCAGGAGCCGTCGTGATACCAGCCGTTCAAGATCGAGATCGAGGTCTAGGTCCCGGTCTACCTCTCGCTCTCGGGGTGAGAAGGGCAAGGGTGAAGGCGCCAACAAGATCCAAAAGGCAGCTATGGCCTCGCTCATTGCCGGTGCCACCGAAGCATTCCGCATTTCCAAGCAGCCCGGTTCATGGAAGGGCGAGAAGGCTAAGCGCGTCTTTACTGCTGCAGCCGGTGCTGCCACACTCGACGCTGCTCAGGACACTGAGAAGGCCGGCAGCAAGCTCGGCTTGGCTGAGGCCGTCATGGGTGGTCTGCTCGGCAACCGCGTCATCAACGGTTCCAAGAAGAACATCGAGATGGATGAGAAGACAGGCCGATCGCGATCGAGATCTCGCCGGCGTTCCAGGAGTGGCGACAGCCAgagtggaggtggtgtgaGCGGTCTGGCTGCTCTTGCCACAGCTGGCTTGGGCGCCTTTGCCGGCAAGAAGATCATGGACAGCCATGAGCGGTCCAAATCTCGTGGCCGGAGCGCCGATTCATACGACAGCCGTGATGGCGATCGTCGCCGCAGCAGGAGCCGCAGCGTTGTCGACTCGGCCCGCCGAAAGATGGCCAAGATCGGCCTCGGTAATGGTCccgatgacgacgacaggGATCGTCGCAGAGACCGTAGCCGCGACCGTGACTACAGCCGCAGCCGGAGCCGTGACCGCGGATACCGGGACGACCATGACGACCGCTCTTCGCGCCGCCACAGAGATGACGACAGAGACTACGACAAACGGCGCCGCGATTCAGACTATGACGACGCCCGTTCCCACCGCAGCGGTGGAGGACGTGATCATTCACGCCGCCGGGGACACTCGCTATCAGATGACGATTTAGGGGATTCAGATGATGATAAGAGACGTGGAAGCAAGATGAGAGGTAAGCAAATTCTCACCACCGGCCTGGCCGCCGTGGCGACGATCCACGCAGCCCACAGTGTCTATTCGAGCATGGAGAAGCGAAATCTACGACACAAGGCGGTCAAAGATGGAAGATTGAGTGAAGAGCAagccaagaagatgaagaagaaggccctGCTGCAAGATGCAGCGGCGGTGGGCATTGCTGCTCTCGGTGTCAAGGGTGCCCTTCACGAGATCAAGGAAGCCCGCGAGCTGAAGCACGAGCTGCAcgagtggaaggaggagagggcagaGAGACGCAAACGGCGGCTTGAGAGGCAGCTGGAGATGGTTCACGGAGATTTCAACAGTGGTAGCGGTGGCAGCGATAGGGGTGGCGGTGACAGGCAGGTGGGAAGGCACAGGGCAGATAACTGGTCTTCCCCGAACCCTCCACAGACAGAGCGGTACTATGGCGAAGGACCTCGGTATTCTGATGGAAACCCATACGCCGCCCTGCCTCCACCTCCATACGACAGGAGGtga
- the SFT2 gene encoding Protein transport protein sft2 (COG:U; EggNog:ENOG503NXSF) produces MASSSFRHSINSLGWARRDTDLPVHTSRQTGLFSSLQSLNPFGDRGYVQLPTTQGPGAPLPAPSRREEEEGWFALSRWDRLLIFAACNIAALVCFVLVIALFPALSLARPRKLMILWTLGSILFLSSFAAVMGPWEYVQHLTSRPRLPFTAAYFGSLGLTIYFSIGLQSTILTIFSGLIQLGCLIWYLVSYFPMGSSGLRLVSSFGARRAATWMTG; encoded by the exons ATGGCTTCGTCCTCGTTCCGCCATTCTATCAACTCACTTGGATGGGCGCGTCGCGACACCGACCTCCCAGTTCACACTTCTCGACAAACCGGTCTCTTCTCGTCGCTTCAGTCGTTAAATCCGTTTGGTGACCGGGGTTATGTTCAACTTCCAACAACCCAGGGCCCCGGGGCTCCCTTACCAGCACCCAGTCGtcgcgaggaggaggaggggtggtttgcAT TGAGCCGATGGGACCGACTCTTGATATTTGCTGCTTGCAATATTGCTGCGCTAGTCTGCTTCGTCCTTGTTATTGCTCTCTTTCCGGCCCTGAGTCTTGCAAGACCACGTAAACTCATGATCTT ATGGACACTGGGCTCTATTCTCTTCCTTTCCTCCTTCGCCGCTGTTATGGGTCCATGGGAATACGTGCAGCACTTGActtcgaggccgaggctgccCTTCACTGCTGCCTACTTTGGCTCCTTGGGGTTGACCATTTACTTTTCGATCGGT CTTCAAAGTACAATCCTCACGATATTCTCAGGCCTTATTCAACTTGGTTGCCTAATCTGGTATCTGGTCAGCTACTTTCCCATGGGATCGAGCGGCCTTCGCCTTGTGAGCAGTTTTGGTGCGCGCAGAGCCGCGACTTGGATGACCGGGTAG
- the PWP1 gene encoding rRNA-processing protein (COG:S; EggNog:ENOG503NU62; BUSCO:EOG09261DW8) has translation MASMITTTAWVPRGFAAPFPNKYKFDEEEYERIAALAKLQLDDAEEDLAEAQEAEKKGSEKSDKKKAERETKDDNTSDIEIDDDLKEYDLEHYDDTDEEAGEGQSMGMFGNVKSLAYYESNKEDPYITLDPGADEDDEEREDLQILATDNLLLAAKIEDELAHLEVYVYEDAADNLYVHHDIMLPAIPLCVEWLDCPVNKAGVDKDSAANFVAIGTFDPDIEIWDLDTIDCMYPNAILGQGANPEEETKKKKKKKSKKANDEYHVDAVLALAANRKHRNLLASGSADKTIKLWDLHTAKCAKSYSYHTDKVCSLAWHGVESTVLLSGSYDRTAAIADMRAPGEQPMRVGVESDIETVRWDPHDPNFFYVSTENGIVHYFDARKATKDPSASSSVWKLQAHDQSVSSFDLNPVIPGFMVTGSTDKTVKIWDITAAGPSLVVSRDFDVGKVFSTAFAPDREVAFRVSIAGSNGNVSVWDTSTNAGVRKAFAQKVPNLPTREDGAEDRLVAVNNDEEEESSSDEGEEDDEDDDSEEDSDEDGDSMDED, from the exons ATGGCGTCTATGATTACTACTACTGCCTGGGTGCCCCGGGGCTTTGCGGCACCGTTCCCCAACAAGTACAAgtttgacgaggaagaaTATGAGCGCATCGCTGCTCTCGCCAAGCTGCagcttgatgatgccgaggaggatctgGCCGAAGCAcaagaggccgagaagaaggggtcAGAAAAGtccgacaagaagaaggctgaaAGGGAAACCAAGGATGATAACACTTCAGA CATCGAGATCGACGATGATCTGAAAGAATACGACCTCGAGCACTACGACGACACAGATGAGGAGGCCGGCGAGGGGCAGTCCATGGGCATGTTCGGCAATGTCAAGTCGCTCGCTTACTACGAATCGAACAAGGAGGACCCGTACATCACACTTGACCCTGGCgctgacgaggacgacgaagAGCGTGAGGATCTGCAAATTCTGGCTACCGATAACCTTCTGCTCGCCGCCAAGATCGAGGACGAACTTGCCCACCTTGAGGTCTATGTCTACGAAGATGCTGCCGATAATCTCTACGTACATCACGATATCATGCTTCCTGCGATTCCACTGTGCGTCGAGTGGCTGGACTGCCCAGTAAACAAAGCCGGTGTCGATAAGGACTCGGCCGCCAACTTTGTCGCTATTGGGACATTCGACCCCGATATCGAGATCTGGGACTTGGATACCATCGACTGCATGTACCCAAACGCTATTCTGGGACAGGGCGCCAATCCCGAGgaggaaacaaaaaaaaagaagaaaaagaagtcgAAGAAGGCCAATGATGAATACCACGTTGATGCTGTGCTGGCGCTTGCTGCAAACAGGAAACATCGCAACCTCCTTGCTTCAGGTTCAGCAGACAAGACCATCAAGCTCTGGGATCTTCACACAGCCAAGTGCGCCAAGTCGTACAGCTACCATACCGACAAGGTCTGCTCGCTCGCCTGGCACGGCGTTGAGTCCACGGTGCTGTTGAGTGGCAGTTATGATCGCACAGCTGCCATTGCCGACATGCGCGCGCCTGGGGAGCAGCCCATGAGAGTCGGTGTAGAAAGCGACATCGAGACTGTCAGGTGGGATCCTCATGACCCCAACTTCTTCTATGTGTCGACTGAGAACGGTATTGTCCATTACTTCGACGCCCGCAAGGCCACCAAGGATCCTTCCGCCAGCAGCTCCGTCTGGAAGCTCCAGGCCCACGACCAGTCTGTTTCATCCTTTGATCTGAACCCGGTCATTCCAGGGTTCATGGTGACTGGTTCGACCGACAAGACCGTCAAGATTTGGGACATCACCGCTGCAGGTCCATCGCTTGTTGTCTCTCGCGATTTTGACGTTGGCAAGGTCTTCTCGACGGCTTTCGCCCCTGACCGTGAGGTCGCCTTCAGAGTTTCCATTGCCGGCAGCAATGGCAACGTCTCTGTATGGgacaccagcaccaacgcCGGCGTCCGCAAGGCCTTTGCTCAAAAGGTGCCAAATCTTCCCACTCGGGAGGATGGTGCTGAAGACAGGCTGGTTGCGGTCAAcaatgatgagga
- the INO4 gene encoding Transcription factor (COG:L; EggNog:ENOG503P5YF), with translation MASLNHHHHNHPHNSYPNSAASQSQTPISPPGLNGGGGGGEDGDKPRLTKEQKKTNHIQSEQKRRLAIRQAYDDLCTQVPGLEGQARSEGVVLNGVVGYVRKLMLERQRMIAECEARGLEVPAGVREGLASMPVGFLDEGEGGRDGSGSVSPGKGSRGGRE, from the exons ATGGCAAGCttaaaccaccaccaccataacCACCCTCACAATTCGTACCCCAACAGCGCAGCCAGCCAGTCCCAAACACCAATATCCCCCCCGGGCCtgaacggcggcggcggtggtggtgaggacggGGACAAGCCCCGGCTGACAAAGGAGCAGAAAAAGACTAATCACATCCAGTCTG AACAAAAACGGCGGCTTGCTATTCGCCAGGCATATGATGATTTGTGCACGCAGGTTCCTGGGCTGGAGGGGCAGGCGAGGTcagagggggtggtgctgaaTGGGGTTGTGGGTTATGTCAGGAAGCTGATGCTGGAGAGGCAGAGGATGATTGCCGAATGTGAGGctagggggttggaggttcCGGctggggtgagggaggggttggcgagCATGCCGGTTGGGTTTTTGGacgagggggaaggggggagggatgggagtgggagtgttAGTCCTGGGAAGGGGAgtcgaggggggagggagtga
- a CDS encoding hypothetical protein (EggNog:ENOG503NZRJ; COG:J; COG:O), with protein MSSAAFSYAQAARGPAPTQLNTQVASSPAPSTVDSNVKDDVSTGNSSVTAPSVTSNIALDAEQSIQPDSENGTAKVSADTASQTTPTSTVVPTADIEEKKEQGSANVNSQQQSDARSSRSASRTSRRNDNGENKKGRKGKKSRGQDKEAEQQEEAAEKQAEKPVYTEAAIPSVNPWLKRAEGLQSKTQTASTADAAETKISEAAEAQPVVNDVNGDKAAHKKQPDSRAAEQAPRRNAPRGARANDKEEKTSVTLPSVADASAWPEPKATAAAVKEQQPTRKSVEKTENSAKEGQDEAAPKKKDWKKLEISHSVVFETQLPTPRSSKPRGGARGGRESGSMRGNLNGSATSPTAAGPAAEKAVPAGGAPGPRATARPREGSLPARSVGQNQTASPTKRGSADASTQDQQKPAASASNEQPREKTQSSSRRYTKDIRTENGQLSTEGGSTPVRPFPQERVNGFHPKDGAQGNVNGHHYPVRENRPERGRGGYRGRGGHNGAGAHATGSAGFQVNGHYPTQNGFHGHSHSRQAHSAQSPPPFNGQFPQTFPNQGRGRGKWNGANQHSPRGNHMSAGYPPKSANPVHDFQAPVYPPVMYPYGPEAMIKNQVEFYFSLDNLCKDYFLRKMMDGQGFVRLEAIANFPRVQQLTTDLNVLRYACLHLENVEFVVGDDNIERLRSGDARRATFILPEDQREPASRHAGPANFRVMNSQNPYASFGAMAPPMMGYSQYPDGHMYQPEFMPRAHNEFAVNGNGAVNGYHHYPHDSQLSAGVPAFAPPEEPVSLESMTKFSDSHVDNLVIVLGAKDSEETAAAVAGYVANGNTQDGSEPTIVWIQETQPEKHERQPYHEIRKTALERRQGAQAGEVPEEMQNLYRFWSEFLLSNFNAKVYEEFRNLAFEDASSSIPATAGLKTLLGFYDKLLLDTSVPKPWPSHRAFPLVLTEHLQAAKDLDQKTQPHVVI; from the exons ATGTCTTCAGCGGCCTTTTCCTATGCCCAGGCCGCTCGGGGCCCAGCTCCTACACAACTTAACACACAGGTGGCGTCGAGCCCCGCGCCATCAACAGTTGACTCCAATGTCAAGGACGATGTATCAACTGGCAACTCGTCTGTGACTGCCCCTTCTGTCACCTCCAACATTGCCCTGGACGCCGAGCAGAGCATCCAGCCAGATTCCGAGAATGGGACAGCCAAGGTCTCTGCCGATACTGCCTCGCAGACTACCCCAACATCCACGGTTGTGCCGACAGCCGAcatcgaggagaagaaggagcaggggAGCGCCAACGTCAActcacagcagcagtcagATGCGAGAAGCTCGAGGTCAGCCAGCAGGACATCCAGGAGGAATGACAATGGAGAGAACAAGAAGGGAcgcaagggcaagaagtcGCGGGGTCAGGAtaaggaggccgagcagcaagaggaggctgccgagaAGCAGGCCGAGAAGCCTGTGTACACAGAAGCCGCCATTCCTTCTGTCAATCCTTGGTTGAAGCGTGCCGAGGGACTCCAGTCCAAGACTCAGACTGCCTCAACGGCTGATGCTGCCGAAACCAAGATTTctgaggctgctgaggctCAGCCTGTGGTGAACGATGTTAATGGAGACAAAGCTGCCCACAAGAAGCAACCAGATTCCCGGGCTGCTGAACAGGCCCCCCGCAGAAACGCCCCCCGAGGTGCTCGTGCCAAcgacaaggaggagaagactTCGGTGACGTTGCCATCGGTCGCTGATGCTTCTGCCTGGCCGGAACCTAAggccactgctgctgccgtcaAGGAGCAGCAACCCACTCGCAAGTCAGTTGAGAAGACTGAGAACTCAGCAAAGGAGGGCCAAGATGAGGCGGctcccaagaagaaggactggaagaagctcgagatCAGCCACTCTGTCGTTTTTGAGACACAGCTGCCTACTCCTCGCAGCTCGAAACCCCGCGGTGGGGCTCGCGGTGGTCGTGAGTCTGGTTCCATGCGGGGCAACCTCAATGGTTCCGCTACATCACCTACTGCCGCTGGTCCTGCTGCCGAGAAGGCTGTCCCAGCCGGAGGTGCTCCTGGTCCTCGTGCCACCGCTCGGCCCCGTGAGGGCAGTCTGCCAGCTCGCTCCGTTGGGCAGAACCAGACCGCCTCACCTACCAAGCGTGGCTCCGCTGATGCCAGTACTCAGGACCAGCAGAAGCCTGCTGCTTCCGCTAGTAATGAACAACCTCGTGAGAAGACCCAATCT TCATCCAGAAGATATACCAAGGACATCCGCACTGAGAACGGCCAGCTGAGTACTGAGGGTGGATCAACCCCAGTTCGTCCTTTTCCCCAGGAACGGGTCAACGGCTTCCACCCCAAGGACGGTGCTCAGGGCAATGTCAATGGACACCATTACCCTGTTCGCGAGAACCGCCCAGAGCGCGGTCGCGGTGGCTATCGGGGCCGTGGCGGCCACAATGGTGCTGGCGCTCATGCCACCGGGTCTGCAGGCTTCCAGGTCAACGGACATTATCCCACACAGAACGGGTTCCATGGCCACTCGCACTCTCGTCAAGCACACTCTGCCCAGAGCCCCCCGCCGTTCAATGGCCAGTTTCCCCAAACTTTCCCCAACCAGGGCAGGGGCCGCGGCAAATGGAACGGGGCGAACCAACATAGCCCTCGTGGCAACCACATGAGCGCCGGTTATCCTCCCAAGTCGGCCAATCCCGTACATGATTTCCAGGCCCCAGTCTACCCGCCTGTCATGTACCCGTATGGCCCTGAGGCTATGATCAAGAACCAGGTAGAGTTCTACTTTTCCCTCGACAACTTGTGCAAAGACTACTTCTTGCGcaagatgatggatgggcaGGGATTTGTGCGCCTTGAGGCCATTGCCAACTTCCCCCGTGTGCAGCAGCTGACTACAGACCTCAACGTCCTGCGCTACGCTTGCTTGCACCTGGAGAATGTCGAGTTCGTCGTTGGTGATGACAATATTGAGAGGCTCCGGTCTGGCGACGCCAGAAGGGCTACTTTCATTCTGCCTGAAGACCAACGTGAGCCTGCTTCCAGGCATGCTGGGCCTGCCAATTTCCGGGTCATGAACAGTCAAAACCCTTATGCCTCCTTTGGCGCCATGGCTCCGCCTATGATGGGCTACTCTCAGTACCCTGACGGACACATGTACCAGCCTGAATTTATGCCCAGAGCTCACAACGAGTTCGCTGTCAACGGCAATGGTGCGGTGAACGGTTATCATCACTACCCCCATGATTCCCAGCTTTCCGCTGGTGTTCCTGCGTTTGCCCCCCCAGAGGAGCCTGTGTCTCTGGAGAGCATGACTAAGTTCTCAGACTCCCATGTTGATAATCTTGTCATTGTCCTGGGTGCCAAGGATAGCGAAgagactgctgctgctgtcgcgGGTTATGTTGCCAACGGTAACACCCAGGACGGCTCTGAGCCTACCATTGTGTGGATCCAGGAGACTCAACCTGAGAAGCATGAGCGTCAACCATATCACGAAATCCGCAAGACTGCTCTCGAACGCCGCCAAGGGGCTCAGGCCGGTGAGGTTCCAGAGGAGATGCAGAACCTCTACCGCTTCTGGTCAGAGTTTCTCCTTAGCAATTTCAACGCCAAAGTATATGAGGAGTTCAGAAACTTGGCTTTTGAGGATGCCTCCAGCTCAATTCCCGCGACTGCCGGGCTCAAGACCCTTCTTGGCTTTTATGACAAGCTCTTGTTGGACACGTCTGTCCCCAAGCCATGGCCGAGCCATCGGGCGTTCCCTCTCGTTCTGACCGAGCACCTTCAGGCGGCCAAGGATCTCGATCAGAAGACACAGCCTCACGTTGTCATCTAG
- the PRP16 gene encoding DEAH-box RNA helicase prp16 (COG:A; EggNog:ENOG503NU3R), with protein MGRDYEDDRSNKRRKLDFNPLRNDDRFSDIPSRPQNRFNSRSSTPRAGPRLAGASTPKQREFDGPEEGVDDQDAINALDRDWYGGDDDLGGHTFGDDTHNPFGDEAGWAAQEREAALIEKKVANFSRGGMNARQLQKQKDVDAWETNRMLTSGVAQRRDMGRDFEDDQEGTRVHLLVHDLRPPFLDGRTVFTKQLEPIPAVRDAQSDMAVFSRKGSRVVKERRTQRERAKQAQEATNVAGTALGNLMGVKEEDTDSALPIASEESGKAQNSNKFSEHMKKSEGASNFSQSKSLKEQREYLPAFAVREDLLRVIRDNQVVIVVGETGSGKTTQLAQFLYEDGYGKVGMIGCTQPRRVAAMSVAKRVAEEMEVKLGSTVGYAIRFEDCTSKETVIKYMTDGVLLRESLNEPDLDRYSCVIMDEAHERALNTDVLMGLFKKILQRRRDLKLIVTSATMNSKRFSDFYGGAPEFTIPGRTFPVDVMFHRSPVEDYVDAAVQQVLAIHVGKPAGDILVFMTGQEDIEVTCELVRERLDALNDPPKLSILPIYSQMPADLQAKIFDRAAPGVRKCIVATNIAETSLTVDGIMYVVDAGYSKLKVYNPRMGMDTLQITPISQANASQRSGRAGRTGPGQAYRLFTEKAFKDDMYISTIPEIQRTNLSNTVLLLKSLGVKDLLDFDFMDPPPQDTITTSLFDLWALGALDNLGELTDLGRKMNAFPMDPSLAKLLIMSEQYGCSEEMVTIVSMLSVPNVFFRPKERQEESDAAREKFFVPESDHLTYLHVYTQWKANGYSDRWCVQHFLHSKSLRRAKEVRDQLLDIMKMQQIEMVSCGTDWDVIRKCICSGYYHQAAKVKGIGEYINLRTSVTVQLHPTSALYGLGFLPDYVIYHELILTSKEYMSTVTSVDPHWLAELGGVFYSVKEKGYSAREKRITETEFNKKMEIEAQMAADKKRHEEEVQAEEELKLVKKAGPAGKSKDKKTVTSGVVVKPVRKRAGRGF; from the coding sequence ATGGGCCGTGACTACGAAGATGACCGCTCGAACAAGCGGAGGAAGCTGGACTTCAACCCACTGCGCAACGACGATCGATTCAGCGACATCCCATCCCGCCCCCAAAACCGCTTCAACTCGAGAAGCTCTACACCGCGCGCCGGCCCAAGATTGGCTGGCGCATCCACACCAAAGCAACGAGAGTTTGACGGCCCAGAAGAGGGCGTCGACGACCAAGATGCCATCAACGCTCTCGACCGCGATTGGTatggtggtgacgatgacTTGGGTGGACACACGTTTGGCGACGACACCCATAATCCATTCGGCGATGAGGCAGGCTGGGCAGCGCAGGAAAGGGAGGCCGCCTTGATAGAGAAAAAGGTCGCCAACTTTTCGCGCGGCGGCATGAACGCGCGACAGTTGCAGAAACAAAAGGATGTTGATGCGTGGGAGACCAACAGAATGCTCACATCCGGTGTGGCGCAACGGAGAGATATGGGACGCGATTTTGAGGACGACCAAGAAGGGACCCGCGTTCATCTTCTCGTGCATGACCTACGACCGCCGTTCTTGGACGGACGAACTGTCTTTACGAAGCAATTGGAGCCCATTCCTGCCGTTCGAGATGCCCAAAGTGATATGGCTGTCTTCAGCAGGAAAGGGAGTCGCGTTGTGAAGGAAAGGCGCACGCAGAGAGAACGCGCAAAACAGGCTCAGGAGGCAACAAACGTGGCAGGAACTGCGCTGGGTAACTTGATGGGGGTGAAAGAAGAGGACACCGACAGCGCCCTTCCCATCGCGAGTGAGGAATCTGGAAAGGCGCAAAACTCGAACAAATTCAGCGAACATATGAAGAAATCGGAGGGCGCAAGCAACTTCAGTCAAAGCAAATCCTTGAAAGAACAGCGGGAGTATCTTCCAGCGTTTGCTGTTCGCGAAGATTTGCTGCGGGTAATTCGAGACAACCAAGTGGTCATTGTGGTCGGAGAAACAGGCTCTGGCAAAACGACACAGCTGGCCCAGTTTCTGTATGAAGATGGCTACGGCAAGGTTGGTATGATTGGGTGCACACAGCCCCGAAGAGTAGCAGCAATGAGTGTTGCCAAACGTGTGGCTGAGGAAATGGAAGTAAAACTCGGGAGTACAGTGGGCTATGCGATTCGTTTCGAGGACTGCACCAGCAAAGAGACCGTTATCAAGTACATGACAGATGGTGTGTTGCTTCGAGAATCTCTGAATGAGCCGGACCTTGATCGATACTCGTGCGTCATCATGGATGAAGCCCACGAAAGAGCGCTCAATACCGACGTTCTCATGGGCTTGTTCAAAAAGATTCTTCAGAGACGCCGCGATCTGAAACTGATCGTGACTTCGGCCACGATGAACTCCAAACGCTTCTCCGACTTTTACGGCGGAGCTCCCGAGTTCACGATCCCAGGTCGAACATTCCCCGTTGATGTCATGTTTCACCGGTCACCTGTTGAGGACTACGTGGATGCGGCCGTGCAGCAGGTCCTGGCGATTCATGTGGGCAAACCAGCAGGCGATATTCTGGTATTCATGACGGGCCAGGAAGATATCGAGGTAACGTGTGAGCTTGTCCGTGAACGCCTGGATGCGCTCAACGATCCTCCAAAGCTCAGCATCCTCCCTATTTACAGTCAAATGCCGGCAGATTTGCAGGCCAAGATTTTCGACCGAGCGGCCCCGGGTGTTCGGAAATGTATCGTGGCCACCAACATTGCCGAGACCAGTTTGACGGTCGATGGTATCATGTATGTGGTTGACGCAGGGTACTCGAAGCTCAAAGTGTACAACCCACGAATGGGTATGGACACGCTACAAATCACCCCCATCTCGCAAGCAAACGCATCGCAGCGTTCCGGTCGTGCCGGGCGAACCGGCCCCGGACAGGCCTACCGTCTTTTCACCGAAAAGGCCTTCAAAGACGATATGTACATCTCCACAATCCCCGAGATTCAAAGAACCAACCTGAGCAACACAGTCTTGCTCCTCAAGTCCCTCGGCGTCAAAGACCTGCTCGACTTTGACTTTATGgaccccccaccccaagaCACCATCACGACCTCCTTGTTCGACCTGTGGGCGCTGGGAGCCCTGGACAACCTCGGCGAGCTGACCGACCTGGGGCGGAAGATGAACGCCTTCCCCATGgacccctccctcgccaaactTCTGATCATGTCGGAGCAATATGGCTGCAGCGAAGAGATGGTCACCATCGTCTCGATGCTCTCCGTCCCCAACGTCTTCTTCCGACCTAAAGAACGCCAGGAGGAATCCGACGCCGCACGGGAGAAGTTCTTCGTGCCAGAATCAGACCACCTGACCTATCTCCACGTCTACACGCAGTGGAAAGCAAACGGGTACAGCGACCGGTGGTGCGTCCAGCACTTTTTGCACTCCAAGTCCCTCCGCCGCGCGAAAGAGGTCCGGGACCAGCTGCTGGATATCATGAAGATGCAGCAGATTGAAATGGTGAGCTGCGGGACGGACTGGGACGTGATCCGGAAGTGCATCTGCTCGGGGTATTACCATCAGGCGGCCAAAGTCAAGGGCATAGGCGAGTACATTAATTTGCGAACGTCGGTGACGGTCCAGCTCCACCCGACGAGCGCGCTTTATGGGCTGGGGTTCTTGCCGGATTATGTTATTTATCATGAGCTGATCCTGACGTCGAAGGAGTACATGTCTACGGTCACGTCGGTGGACCCTCACTGGCTGGCCGAGCTGGGCGGGGTGTTTTATtcggtcaaggagaaggggtaTTCGGCTAGGGAGAAGAGGATCACGGAGACCGAGTTTAACAAAAAGATGGAGATTGAGGCGCAGATGGCGGCGGATAAAAAGAGgcatgaggaggaggtgcaggccgaggaggagctgaagctggtgaagaaggcTGGTCCGGCGGGGAAGAGTAAAGATAAAAAGACGGTCAcgtcgggggtggtggtgaagcccgtgaggaagagggctgggagggggttttaA